One window of Cohnella hashimotonis genomic DNA carries:
- a CDS encoding LuxR C-terminal-related transcriptional regulator has protein sequence MIVRTKLRIPHSSVPVVSRPALIAKLDEGMEVRLTLISAQSGYGKTTAMAEWAKQSGIPVAWVSLDRQDNDWIQFWSYVIASVQERLPGFGPEIPSMLASGPSELMEPAIGTLLNELERWAGRLAIVIDDYHTIELEAIHRSMSFLLAHLPEGIHIYMAGRAEPQLRVARLFAKGQVVRIDMRDLCFRLDEGYSFFRDAANLELTREQVRQLVERTEGWVSGLQLAALSMKQSRDIAKYVERFAGRQHRVADDLLQEILHGQTEQIRDFLSDTSILSRMNASLCEAVTGKLDCQAQLEQLESYNMFIIPLDEDREWYRYHHLLSEYLQRRLYGMNVERWLLVHERAAKWLEASGFDEEAVEHYIAGKRYADAVRLIEQNMAVLMQSKSVSLKRWITSLPDDAFAEKPMLEVFYISVLFGVGEWEAAYRRVAAARLRYEWLQDKMLAVEWNRAMGNIYYFCAVSAYLQKDLEEMSVHFERMEACMPEGSLFQTMGRNRYQGFDSFDDHLGYINDLRAAEVFLTRWIGRWGVKEEYPFVGYLYASYSQLLYEWNRLDEAAEVIGRALGRKDVEPFARIEIHMAMTASRIRQALGQPEEAHALLAKLKEKIVSPDRALFMIKIEAQQADLSLQQGKPGPAREWLETCGLSAEDEISPNRVPEYLVLTRVLAALGRAGEALELLRRLDHFLQVEDRLRDRIKVKIQQSLTEHRAGRAEAALAALDAALRLARPQRYIRSFLDEGTDMTELLIAYTRVPRGRPKLSALSAEKVYAGELLRSLKPESADAPPLSVALTGQEAKVIGLLSRGLSNREIAEALGIKSETAKSHIKNIYRKLNAGTRIQALQQAKELNLV, from the coding sequence ATGATCGTCCGTACCAAGCTCCGCATCCCGCATTCTAGCGTTCCTGTGGTATCGCGTCCTGCCCTGATCGCTAAACTGGATGAGGGGATGGAGGTCAGACTGACACTGATCTCGGCGCAGTCGGGATACGGGAAAACGACCGCCATGGCCGAGTGGGCGAAGCAGAGCGGGATACCAGTGGCTTGGGTGTCGCTGGACCGTCAAGATAATGATTGGATACAGTTCTGGAGCTATGTGATCGCATCCGTTCAAGAGCGCTTGCCCGGCTTTGGTCCGGAGATCCCTTCGATGCTCGCATCGGGACCTTCGGAGCTCATGGAACCTGCGATCGGCACGCTGTTGAACGAACTGGAGCGGTGGGCCGGCCGCCTCGCGATCGTAATCGACGACTATCACACGATCGAGCTCGAGGCCATTCATCGTTCGATGAGCTTCTTGCTCGCGCATTTGCCTGAAGGCATACATATATATATGGCTGGGCGCGCCGAGCCTCAGCTTCGCGTCGCCCGGCTTTTCGCCAAGGGACAGGTTGTCCGGATCGACATGAGGGATTTGTGTTTTCGATTGGACGAGGGCTACTCGTTTTTCAGAGATGCTGCAAATCTGGAATTGACGCGGGAACAGGTACGACAACTAGTCGAACGGACCGAGGGCTGGGTCAGCGGCTTGCAGCTGGCGGCGTTATCGATGAAGCAGTCGCGCGATATCGCCAAATATGTCGAGCGATTTGCGGGCCGTCAGCACAGGGTAGCGGATGATTTGCTCCAGGAGATTCTGCACGGGCAGACGGAGCAGATACGCGATTTTTTATCGGACACTTCGATCTTGAGCCGAATGAACGCTTCTTTGTGCGAAGCCGTCACGGGCAAGCTCGATTGTCAGGCGCAGCTGGAGCAGCTTGAAAGTTACAATATGTTCATCATACCGCTTGACGAGGACAGAGAATGGTACAGATATCATCATTTGTTGTCGGAATATCTGCAGCGCCGTTTGTACGGCATGAACGTCGAACGGTGGCTGCTGGTTCATGAGCGGGCCGCAAAGTGGCTGGAGGCCTCCGGCTTCGACGAAGAAGCGGTCGAGCATTACATTGCCGGCAAACGATATGCCGATGCCGTTCGGCTTATCGAACAGAACATGGCCGTCCTCATGCAATCCAAGAGCGTGTCATTGAAAAGATGGATTACATCCTTGCCGGACGACGCCTTTGCGGAAAAGCCGATGCTCGAAGTGTTCTATATATCGGTGCTGTTCGGTGTCGGCGAGTGGGAGGCGGCCTACCGCAGAGTCGCCGCGGCGCGGTTGCGATATGAATGGCTGCAGGACAAAATGCTCGCCGTAGAATGGAACCGGGCGATGGGCAATATCTACTATTTTTGCGCCGTATCGGCCTATCTGCAAAAGGATTTGGAAGAGATGTCCGTGCACTTCGAGCGGATGGAGGCTTGCATGCCCGAGGGCAGCCTCTTTCAAACAATGGGACGCAATCGTTATCAGGGCTTCGATTCGTTCGACGACCATCTGGGCTATATTAACGATCTGCGTGCGGCAGAAGTCTTTCTCACCCGTTGGATCGGAAGATGGGGCGTCAAGGAAGAGTATCCTTTTGTCGGTTATTTGTATGCCTCATATAGTCAACTGCTGTACGAGTGGAACAGGCTGGACGAAGCCGCTGAAGTGATTGGCAGGGCGCTCGGCAGAAAAGACGTAGAGCCCTTCGCGCGAATCGAGATTCATATGGCAATGACCGCATCCCGCATTCGGCAGGCGCTCGGCCAACCAGAAGAGGCGCATGCGTTGCTGGCGAAGTTAAAAGAGAAGATTGTCTCGCCCGATCGTGCTTTGTTCATGATCAAGATCGAAGCGCAGCAAGCCGACTTGTCTCTGCAGCAAGGCAAGCCGGGACCGGCTCGGGAATGGCTTGAGACCTGCGGGCTCTCTGCAGAGGACGAGATCTCGCCGAATCGGGTACCGGAATACCTCGTTCTGACGAGAGTGTTGGCCGCGTTGGGCCGCGCGGGCGAGGCATTGGAGCTGCTGAGGCGGTTGGACCATTTTCTTCAAGTCGAAGATCGATTAAGGGACCGGATCAAGGTAAAGATTCAGCAAAGCCTGACGGAGCATCGGGCGGGCCGGGCGGAAGCTGCGCTCGCCGCGTTGGACGCGGCGCTGAGGCTGGCGCGGCCGCAGAGGTACATTCGCAGTTTCCTGGATGAAGGAACGGATATGACCGAGCTGTTGATCGCTTATACGCGAGTTCCTCGCGGACGTCCGAAGCTCTCCGCGTTATCGGCCGAGAAGGTATATGCGGGGGAGCTTCTCCGTTCGCTAAAGCCCGAAAGCGCCGATGCACCCCCGCTTTCAGTCGCATTGACCGGGCAAGAGGCGAAAGTGATCGGATTGCTGAGCCGAGGCTTATCGAACAGGGAAATCGCCGAAGCGCTCGGAATCAAGAGCGAGACGGCGAAATCTCATATTAAAAATATATACCGCAAGTTGAACGCCGGCACGCGGATTCAGGCGCTGCAGCAGGCAAAAGAGCTTAACTTGGTCTAA
- a CDS encoding helix-turn-helix transcriptional regulator encodes MDCIQWQVPPMPQLVTAGHGTWRPGMQHFRRSFDLYDIIFVKSGCLYMTEDGAEYAIGPNRLLVLEPGKAHEGFRPCEVPTELYWFHVKHDSGHRIVASDEIPWSLVLRKGTDKDLQPGMQPVYIPKFGAFRMDEAWPALDRLVKLHDRLTVEAVWRLQAAFVQLLSVMQQFVRGAATETRSSRLAEEVSAYLRRLACEPFDIEALEREFHFHPDYIARCMRRHTGMSPVEYVRHVRVDRARRLLEHSPELSVKQIAEAVGIADPNYFGRLFRKETGMSPAAYRRLHAGYA; translated from the coding sequence TTGGATTGCATTCAGTGGCAAGTGCCGCCGATGCCGCAGCTGGTGACGGCGGGACATGGAACCTGGCGGCCCGGCATGCAACATTTTCGGCGTTCCTTCGATCTCTATGACATTATATTCGTGAAATCGGGATGCTTGTACATGACGGAAGACGGCGCGGAATATGCGATCGGGCCTAACCGTCTGCTGGTGCTGGAGCCGGGTAAGGCGCATGAGGGATTTCGGCCTTGCGAGGTGCCGACGGAGCTGTATTGGTTTCACGTCAAGCACGATTCCGGACACCGGATCGTTGCTTCGGACGAGATCCCGTGGTCGCTCGTGCTCCGTAAGGGCACGGACAAGGATCTCCAGCCGGGCATGCAGCCCGTTTATATTCCGAAGTTCGGCGCTTTTCGGATGGACGAAGCTTGGCCGGCGCTGGACCGGCTGGTCAAGCTGCATGACAGGCTGACGGTCGAGGCGGTATGGCGCCTGCAGGCAGCGTTCGTGCAGCTGCTGTCCGTCATGCAGCAGTTCGTCCGGGGCGCGGCGACCGAGACCCGCTCGAGCCGCCTGGCCGAGGAAGTATCCGCGTATTTGCGGCGTCTGGCCTGCGAGCCTTTCGACATCGAAGCGCTCGAACGCGAATTTCATTTTCACCCGGACTATATCGCCCGCTGCATGAGACGCCACACCGGCATGAGCCCGGTAGAGTACGTGCGCCACGTCAGGGTGGACCGCGCGCGCAGGCTGCTCGAGCATTCCCCCGAGCTGTCCGTGAAGCAAATCGCGGAGGCAGTCGGGATCGCGGATCCCAACTATTTCGGCCGTCTGTTTCGCAAGGAGACGGGGATGTCGCCCGCGGCGTACCGCAGGCTGCATGCCGGCTACGCGTAG
- a CDS encoding immunoglobulin-like domain-containing protein: protein MSDIRGHWAEGELTDWINRGLVQGYQNGAFKPDQSISRAEFIALANRAFGFAGKSDVEFADVSATSWIYPEAAAAVKAGYITGYANGTFGPDKPVQRQEAAVMLSRLLNLQAKDGATVSGFKDADRIGSWSKAAVGQVVEGGLMKGYGDMTFKPAAAMTRAEAVVLLDRALKSRTIAYDVPGTYGPETGVETINKNVVVNTAGVTLQNMVINGDLLLGEGIGEGDAVLNQVTVKGHVTVQGGGEHSIHFNNSTLVDIIIDKTSGTGIVRIVSEGSTTVALVKVNTPATLQEVNATGTGFGDIDMSADLPENSKVTLIGSFNTINVSSQQIQVDVPEGTVVQSLVLNAIVKVLGQGTIVLATVNTAGATFEKPPEQTQTSAGATPTPTLAPNGGGGGGGETVTPTVAPSATPTPSATPTATPSTMPSATPSATPSATPSATPSATPSATPSATPSATPSATPSATPSATPSTTPSATPSATPSATPSATPSATPSATPSATPSATPSATPSATPSATPSATPSATPSATPSATPSATPSATPSATPSATPSATPSATPSATPSATPSATPSATPSATPSATPTPTLSPDEAIAAAKAALIADSILGDNDALAAITTDLTLETSGAHGTTIAWSADSAAIDASTGEVKRPSFTTGDVTATLTATITKSGGTTATKTFAIAVLKLDETADEAIAAAKAALTAASILGDNDTLSAVTSDLMLETSGAHGTTIAWSSDSAAIDASTGEVKRPSFTAGDVTATLTATITKAGGTTATKTFAIAVLKLDETADEAIAAAKAALTAASILGDNDTLSAVTSDLMLGTSGAHGTTIVWSSDSAAIDASTGKVKRPSFTADDVTATLTATITKAGGTTATKTFAIAVLKLDETADEAIAAAKAALTAASILGDNDTLSAVTSDLMLETSGAHGTTIAWSSDSAAIDASTGEVKRPSFTAGDVTATLTATITKSGGTTATKTFAIAVLKLDETADEAIAAAKAALTAASILGDNDTLSAVTSDLMLETSGTHGTTIAWSSDNAAIDASTGEVKRPSFTTGDVTATLTATITKAGGTTATKTFEITALKLDETADEAIAAAKAALTAASILGDNDALDAITTDLTLETSGAHGTTIVWSSGSDAVDPETGIVTRPNNAAGDVEVTLTAVISKKDGTALTKTFIVIIKKDGLPAILSASKGYYLWYNINGTTTALYIQVDGIDASHTYVKDISVWNADLAEYRTSAQMIALLESAESTDGTGRQLSSVATITDIGGRFQITTKSKSAASMIKVYYNSSWWPTATYGSTLTGFTNNQSTVDSAIAAAASALTDSVIRGANATIGNVTTALTLPTTGEQGTTISWSSDMPTVIATDGMVVRPSYGMGDKTVILTATFRKEGGSEQTKAFTVSVRKLDQTADEAIAAARAALDADTILGLNPDLNAVTTALDLKASGAAGTTITWSSDSPAINASTGAVARPSYNKGNATATLTATISKTGGTSLTKTFTVIVVKQDETADDAIETAFESLTADAILGENVSQYEITTNLELPTSGARDTTIVWRSDNAAIDAATGAVTRPGYLKGDLIVHLTATISKAGGADASKTIAVTVLKLEETADDIVAAAASALTADTIREDNVALSSVKTTLNLATNGIGGTAISWSSDSSAIDASTGMVTRPAFGAGDAVVNLTATISLEGAADQTKVFHITVKAVDPSVQEAIAADAASLAVAIVQNNPSLSTVTSALRLAAAGTYGTTIAWSSDNAAIDAVTGEVTRAAFTADDTAVTLTAVVSKEGGTPQTVTIPVTVLRVDPTDDEAIAAAYAALTADSIRLANTGLGDVRTNLDLSTSGKYGTTITWSSDEAAIDSVTGSVTQPAHSASDVEVHLTATVTRADGASQSKTFTVTVKRVGLPAVVVGKANYYLNYNINETTTALYFRVDGTDVSHTYVVVLEVWNGADPYRNSGQMIDLFNNATASDGSGRKLSEVVDVSESGGRFVFATKSKSAASSLLLYYNSSWYPTATYGKTLTGIENNQSASGTD from the coding sequence GTGTCGGACATCCGAGGCCACTGGGCGGAGGGCGAGCTGACGGATTGGATAAACAGGGGGCTTGTTCAGGGCTATCAAAACGGGGCGTTCAAACCTGATCAATCTATTTCCAGAGCCGAGTTCATCGCGCTGGCTAATCGTGCGTTCGGTTTTGCTGGAAAGTCGGATGTGGAATTTGCCGACGTAAGCGCGACAAGCTGGATTTATCCCGAAGCGGCCGCAGCGGTCAAAGCCGGATACATCACGGGCTATGCGAACGGAACCTTCGGACCGGACAAGCCGGTTCAGCGGCAGGAAGCGGCTGTCATGCTGAGCCGCCTGCTGAACTTGCAAGCGAAGGACGGCGCAACGGTCTCCGGCTTTAAGGATGCGGACCGCATCGGCAGCTGGAGCAAGGCGGCGGTCGGGCAAGTCGTCGAAGGCGGTCTCATGAAGGGCTACGGCGATATGACCTTCAAGCCGGCGGCCGCTATGACGCGTGCGGAGGCGGTCGTCCTATTGGATCGCGCCCTCAAGTCGCGTACGATCGCGTATGACGTTCCCGGCACGTACGGCCCGGAGACCGGCGTTGAGACGATCAACAAGAACGTTGTCGTCAATACGGCAGGTGTCACGCTGCAGAACATGGTCATCAATGGCGACCTGTTGCTCGGGGAGGGCATCGGCGAGGGCGACGCCGTCCTGAACCAAGTTACGGTGAAGGGGCATGTCACCGTGCAGGGCGGCGGCGAGCACAGTATTCACTTTAACAACTCTACGCTTGTCGACATCATTATCGACAAGACATCCGGAACGGGCATCGTTCGGATTGTCTCGGAGGGATCTACGACCGTGGCGCTCGTCAAGGTGAATACGCCTGCGACGCTTCAAGAAGTAAACGCTACAGGCACTGGCTTCGGGGATATCGATATGAGTGCCGATCTGCCTGAAAATTCAAAGGTGACGCTGATCGGCTCATTTAATACGATTAACGTCAGTTCGCAGCAAATTCAAGTGGACGTGCCGGAGGGAACGGTGGTTCAGTCGCTCGTTCTGAACGCGATCGTCAAAGTGCTGGGTCAAGGGACGATTGTGCTGGCTACCGTGAACACGGCGGGCGCGACGTTTGAAAAACCGCCTGAGCAGACACAGACATCTGCCGGAGCGACACCGACACCGACGCTTGCACCGAATGGCGGAGGCGGAGGCGGAGGAGAGACGGTGACGCCAACAGTTGCGCCGAGCGCGACACCGACACCGAGCGCAACGCCAACGGCAACGCCGAGCACAATGCCGAGTGCGACACCGAGCGCAACGCCAAGTGCGACGCCGAGCGCAACGCCGAGTGCGACACCGAGCGCAACGCCGAGTGCGACACCGAGTGCAACGCCGAGTGCAACGCCGAGTGCGACACCCAGCGCAACGCCGAGCACAACGCCGAGTGCGACACCGAGTGCGACACCGAGCGCAACGCCAAGTGCGACACCGAGTGCGACACCAAGCGCGACACCGAGCGCAACGCCGAGTGCGACACCGAGCGCAACGCCGAGTGCGACACCGAGTGCGACACCGAGCGCAACGCCAAGTGCGACGCCGAGCGCAACGCCGAGTGCGACACCAAGCGCAACGCCGAGTGCGACACCGAGCGCAACGCCGAGTGCGACGCCAAGCGCAACGCCGAGTGCGACACCGAGCGCGACGCCGAGTGCGACACCGAGCGCAACGCCAAGCGCAACGCCGAGCGCAACGCCGAGTGCAACCCCAACGCCGACGCTGTCTCCTGACGAGGCCATTGCGGCAGCCAAGGCGGCGCTGATCGCTGACTCCATCCTGGGCGACAATGACGCATTGGCTGCGATTACGACCGACCTGACGCTGGAAACGTCCGGCGCGCATGGCACGACGATCGCCTGGAGCGCCGACAGTGCGGCGATTGACGCTTCCACCGGCGAAGTGAAGCGCCCGAGCTTCACTACGGGCGACGTCACGGCGACGCTGACCGCTACGATTACGAAGTCTGGCGGCACAACGGCCACGAAAACATTCGCGATCGCGGTGCTCAAGCTCGACGAGACCGCGGACGAAGCGATCGCGGCAGCCAAGGCGGCGCTGACCGCGGCATCCATCCTGGGCGACAATGACACGCTGTCAGCCGTCACGTCCGATCTGATGCTGGAAACGTCCGGCGCGCATGGCACGACGATCGCCTGGAGCTCGGACAGTGCGGCGATCGACGCTTCCACCGGTGAAGTAAAGCGCCCGAGCTTCACGGCGGGCGACGTCACGGCGACGCTGACCGCTACGATTACGAAGGCTGGCGGCACGACGGCGACGAAAACATTCGCGATCGCGGTACTCAAGCTCGACGAGACTGCAGATGAAGCGATCGCGGCAGCCAAGGCGGCGCTGACCGCGGCATCCATCCTGGGTGACAATGACACGCTGTCAGCCGTCACGTCCGATCTGATGCTGGGAACGTCCGGCGCGCATGGCACGACGATCGTCTGGAGCTCGGACAGTGCGGCGATCGACGCTTCCACCGGCAAAGTAAAGCGCCCGAGCTTCACGGCGGACGACGTCACGGCGACGCTGACCGCTACGATTACGAAGGCTGGCGGCACGACGGCCACGAAAACATTCGCGATCGCGGTGCTCAAGCTCGACGAGACCGCGGACGAAGCGATCGCGGCAGCCAAGGCGGCGCTGACCGCGGCATCCATCCTGGGCGACAATGACACGCTGTCAGCCGTCACGTCCGATCTGATGCTGGAAACGTCCGGCGCGCATGGCACGACGATCGCCTGGAGCTCGGACAGTGCGGCGATCGACGCTTCCACCGGCGAAGTAAAGCGCCCGAGCTTCACGGCGGGCGACGTCACGGCGACGCTGACCGCTACGATTACGAAGTCTGGCGGCACAACGGCCACGAAAACATTCGCGATCGCGGTGCTCAAGCTCGACGAGACCGCGGACGAAGCGATCGCGGCAGCCAAGGCGGCGCTGACCGCGGCATCCATCCTGGGCGACAATGACACGCTGTCAGCCGTCACGTCCGATCTGATGCTGGAAACGTCCGGCACGCATGGCACGACGATCGCCTGGAGCTCGGACAATGCGGCGATCGACGCTTCCACCGGCGAAGTAAAGCGCCCGAGCTTCACCACGGGCGACGTCACGGCGACGCTGACCGCTACGATTACGAAGGCTGGCGGCACGACTGCGACGAAGACATTCGAGATCACGGCGCTCAAGCTCGACGAGACCGCGGACGAAGCGATCGCGGCAGCCAAGGCGGCGCTGACCGCGGCATCCATCCTGGGCGACAATGACGCACTGGACGCGATTACGACCGACTTGACGCTGGAAACGTCTGGCGCGCATGGCACGACGATCGTCTGGAGCTCCGGCAGTGACGCAGTAGATCCGGAGACGGGAATTGTCACGCGTCCGAACAACGCAGCGGGCGATGTCGAGGTGACTTTGACGGCTGTCATTTCCAAGAAAGACGGCACTGCGCTTACGAAAACGTTCATCGTCATCATCAAGAAAGACGGGCTTCCGGCGATCCTGAGCGCATCAAAAGGCTATTACCTTTGGTATAACATTAACGGCACGACGACGGCGTTGTACATCCAGGTGGACGGCATTGATGCCAGCCACACGTACGTGAAGGATATCAGTGTCTGGAACGCAGACTTGGCCGAGTATAGGACGTCCGCCCAGATGATTGCGCTGCTGGAATCGGCGGAATCGACGGACGGCACGGGTCGCCAACTGTCGAGTGTGGCCACGATCACTGACATCGGAGGACGATTCCAGATCACGACCAAAAGCAAGTCGGCGGCTTCGATGATCAAGGTTTATTACAATAGCAGCTGGTGGCCGACCGCCACTTACGGTTCTACGTTAACCGGCTTCACGAATAATCAGAGCACGGTAGATTCCGCCATCGCGGCTGCTGCTTCCGCCTTGACGGATAGCGTGATCCGCGGAGCCAACGCGACGATCGGCAACGTGACGACGGCGTTGACGCTGCCGACGACGGGCGAGCAGGGCACGACGATATCCTGGAGCTCGGACATGCCGACCGTTATAGCGACGGACGGGATGGTCGTGCGCCCCTCCTACGGTATGGGCGATAAGACGGTTATTCTGACCGCAACATTCCGCAAAGAAGGCGGGTCAGAGCAAACCAAAGCGTTTACAGTTAGCGTGCGCAAGCTCGATCAGACGGCGGACGAGGCCATTGCGGCCGCCCGTGCGGCGCTTGATGCGGATACGATTTTAGGGCTCAATCCAGACTTGAACGCCGTAACTACCGCGCTTGATCTGAAGGCATCCGGCGCGGCGGGGACGACAATAACCTGGAGCTCTGACAGTCCGGCAATCAATGCGAGCACGGGTGCGGTCGCGCGTCCGTCCTACAACAAGGGCAATGCGACTGCGACCCTGACGGCGACGATATCCAAGACAGGCGGCACGAGTTTGACGAAGACGTTCACCGTAATCGTGGTCAAGCAGGACGAGACGGCGGATGACGCAATAGAGACTGCGTTCGAGTCTCTCACAGCCGATGCTATTCTGGGCGAAAACGTAAGCCAGTACGAAATAACGACGAATCTTGAGCTGCCGACGAGCGGTGCAAGGGACACGACAATCGTCTGGCGTTCGGACAATGCGGCGATCGATGCGGCGACGGGCGCGGTGACTCGTCCCGGCTATCTGAAGGGCGATCTGATCGTGCATCTCACGGCGACAATCTCCAAGGCGGGAGGCGCGGATGCCTCCAAGACGATCGCCGTCACGGTACTTAAGTTGGAAGAGACGGCTGACGATATCGTTGCGGCCGCTGCAAGTGCGCTGACGGCGGATACGATTCGAGAAGACAACGTTGCGCTGTCGTCCGTCAAGACGACGCTGAATCTGGCAACGAACGGTATAGGCGGCACGGCAATCTCCTGGAGCTCGGACAGTTCCGCCATCGATGCATCTACGGGCATGGTGACGCGGCCGGCGTTTGGGGCGGGAGATGCCGTGGTGAATTTGACCGCTACGATCTCGCTGGAGGGCGCAGCAGATCAGACCAAGGTGTTCCATATCACCGTAAAGGCTGTCGATCCGTCCGTACAGGAAGCGATCGCGGCCGACGCAGCCTCTCTTGCAGTCGCGATCGTTCAAAATAACCCGTCCTTGAGTACGGTGACGTCAGCGCTTCGTCTGGCTGCCGCAGGCACATACGGGACGACGATCGCCTGGAGTTCGGATAACGCGGCGATTGACGCGGTTACGGGAGAAGTGACGCGCGCGGCCTTTACAGCGGACGACACGGCAGTGACTTTGACCGCAGTCGTCTCGAAGGAAGGGGGCACGCCGCAGACGGTCACGATTCCTGTGACGGTGCTGCGTGTCGATCCGACCGACGACGAAGCGATCGCTGCGGCATACGCGGCGCTTACTGCGGATTCGATCCGTCTCGCCAATACGGGACTGGGTGACGTTAGGACGAATCTTGACCTTAGCACGTCAGGAAAATACGGAACGACGATCACATGGAGCTCGGATGAAGCGGCGATCGACTCGGTGACGGGCAGCGTGACGCAGCCGGCCCATAGCGCATCGGATGTCGAGGTCCACCTGACTGCTACTGTCACGAGAGCGGACGGGGCCTCGCAATCCAAGACGTTCACCGTCACCGTCAAGCGCGTCGGTCTGCCGGCCGTCGTGGTCGGCAAAGCCAATTATTATCTTAATTACAACATCAACGAAACTACGACGGCATTGTACTTCCGGGTCGATGGCACGGATGTCAGCCATACGTATGTGGTCGTGCTCGAGGTATGGAACGGGGCAGACCCTTATCGTAATTCCGGTCAAATGATCGATTTGTTCAACAATGCGACCGCGAGCGACGGCAGCGGCAGGAAGCTGTCCGAAGTGGTCGATGTGTCGGAATCGGGCGGGCGCTTCGTCTTCGCCACGAAGAGCAAGTCCGCTGCTTCCTCGCTTTTGCTCTATTACAATAGCAGCTGGTACCCGACGGCGACTTACGGCAAGACCTTGACGGGGATCGAAAACAATCAGAGCGCTTCCGGTACGGATTGA